From the genome of Desulfobaculum xiamenense:
TCGGCGAAGGCGGCATGCGCCACGAGACACACCAGACACAGCGCCGTCATGACGCGAAGAGCAAAACATCTCATTGCGGAACCTCCCCGTATAGCGATTCGCATCGCCAACCATAGCACGCCACACGGCGCGTGCCTACGGAAACGGGGAGAAATGGCGGATAGGGCGCGGATTCGATCTAGAGGGATGTGTCGGTCATGGGCCGCATGGCGACGGACGTGGTGCCCATGCGCGCACGGCAGGCCACAACCACATGGCGCAGGAAACGGCGCTCGTTCTGGGCCAACGGCGGTGCGCTGAGCGTGCGCTTGCCGCGCGGGTTGACCAGCCGGCCGTCCTTGCGCATCCGGAAGTCCAGATGCGGACCGGTGGCGAAGCCCGTGCTGCCGACAAAGGCAATAATCTCGCCCTGCACGACACGGCGACCTTCCTCCAGACCTTCGGCGACGGCGTTGAGGTGCAGGTACATGGTCTCGTAGCCACCATCGTGACGGATAACGATGTGCCGCCCGGCCTTGCGGTCCTGCGTGATGCGCTCCACCTCGCCGTCGCAGGCGGCGTAGACGGGGGTTCCACGCGGGGCGGCGTAGTCGATGGCGTAGTGCGGCTGCCAGCGGCGGGTGACGGGATGCAGGCGGTTCGAGGCATAGCCGGAGGCCAGCGTGTAGCTTTCCAGCGGCGCGCGCAGGTAGGGTTGCAGATTCTCGCCCTCGGCCGTGTAGTAGGAGGCCCGCCCGTCCGCGCTCCGATACCAGAAGGCCTCGTGAACCGTACCCGGCGTGAAGATGGTGGCGGCGAGCACGCGACCGAAGCCGACGAAGGCTCCCCTGCGGAACTTGCGTTCCACGAGGATGTTGAAGGCGGCGCCGGGGCGCAGGTCCTTCCACGCGTTGAAGCGGAAGGCGAAGATGTCGGCCACCATGAGGGCCAGATCGCGGTCGCCGCCGGCTACGGATACCGCACTGGAGAAACCGTTGGGAACGCTGACACTGCCGATAAGCGTGTCCTCGCGCACATCAACGGGGACGCGCACGGTCCGGGCAGCGAACCCGTCGCCGGAGCGCTCGACCACCAACTGCTCCCAGTCGTCGATGTCATAGCGAAAGGCGCGAAACCCCGAGGCATCGGTAGTCAGGACATAGGTCTGGCCGACACGAAGACGATTCAGGGAGAAGACGCCCTTGCAGGCCTGCGCGAAGGCGTGAATTTCCGACGCTCCGAGGACATCGCCCAGCATGGACGAGATGGTGTCGCCGGAGCGCACGACGCCGTCGCGCGGGGCGTTGGTCGAAATGGGGGCATCGGCAGTCTCCCCGGCATACGCGGGGCCGAGGGTCATGATGATGAAGGCGATAAGAAAAGCGGTCCGCCGCAGTATGTGCAGGGCGCTGGAATCCGCAATGTGTCGTGTTGTGTCGTCGATGTGCATCCGTGGTCCGTTCTTGTGGGGATATCGGGGCGGGTGCCGTCCATTCGGCACGGAACATGTGCCCATACCCGGCTTCGAAAGCGCTGTCACCCCCGAGAGGAATATCCGCGCTTGGCGCTATGATATTCGATTCAACAATCACGGACTGTTAGAGGAGGCACCCAAAAAACGTGAAATGATGGGAACATTTGGGCAGGGGCAGAGTCCTTGCGGGAATGCCGGAAAAGGGAACAGGGGGGTGGGGGAGGGGCGCGCCGCGTGGCGCACACACAAGGTGGCGGCCGGGGTTGTCGCCGGCCCCGGCCGCCACTGAGAGGAAGGAGGCTTTCTATCCGTTCAAACCAAGGGAGGGGTATCTCGTCGGTGCGGCGGCTTCCAAGGGGGATGATCGCTGCCGCCGCACCGCTCGCACGGTAAAGAGTGAAGAGAGCTTGGGAGGTGGCTGTGGGAAGACGATCTGTCGTCATCGTCTTCTTGCCCTCTCTTATGCAGACGCCGTGCCAAACTCAAAAATCAAACAATTCCAGCAATTTATATATTTCCTCTATAATGTCCAGAGATTCGCAGGTGCACATGGATGCACATCTTGTGCAAAAAGCGGTGCACATTATTGCACATCAGCGCACACATCTTGTGCAGACCATTGTGCAGAGGCGGCCTTGCGGGTGCAGCGCAGCTGGATACGCCGCGGCTGAACCAGAAGCGTTCGCCTCCATCCGCCAAGGCGGAGATGTCGATAACTTTTGCCATTATTCCGTGATGTTACATATGAAACGAACATTACGAACACAGGGTGGCCCGGCCTTCCTAGCGGGTGCGCGAGTCCCTTTCCGCCATCACTCCGGCGGGAATTCATGGTGAAAGGCATCTGCCACGCCAGACAGAAGCAGCAGGCTACGCGCGTCCACCCGGAACAGGACGCAGTCCGGCGTATCGAAAAACATGGCAAGCGCCGGATTTCGCGCAAGCAGGGCATCCTTCGCGGCCTGCCGCTCCGCCATGTCGTGCACTTCCACGGCGAGCCCGGAGACGGTGAGGGCGCAGATGGCCGGGCGTTCCCGCCGCTCCGGGTGTTCCACCCTGGTGTCGATAAGCAGGCTCGCCTCTGGATTGGCGAAAAGGTTTCGCCACTTGCGGCTTTCTCTGGCGGTGACCATGTACAGGCTGCGACGGGACGCCGAGGGGACATAGGTCATAAGCGACGTGTGGGGCCTGTCGCCGTTGGACGTGGCGAGAACGCAGAAACTCTGTGACGCGATGAGCGCAAGGCTGGTTTCGAGCATGGATACCTCGGCGGGTGAAGGTCTGGACACTGCCGATGATACACCCGCCGAACGCGCACGAGGAGAGAAACCCGCAACGGGAGAGCAAAGAGAAGAAAAGACGACGTGACGGCGCGCGGCGGCCTGGTCGATTACGCGGCGGAGAAAAGGAAAACGGCCGCCCCGTTACGGAGCGGCCGTCGCAAGAACTATTGGCGCAATGCGCGCGTCCTTCGAATCACGATCACGAGGGCGGCAAGAAGAAGCAGCGCGGTACCGACGTCGCTCCCGCCGCCCACGGTGCATCCGCCTCCACCGCCACCGCTGCCGCCAGCGCTCCCGCTGGATACCACACCGCTCAACACCTGCGGGTCCTTCACGCTTCGCGCGGCAGGGTCCATATCGAAGGGACCATTGTCCCTCACGACGGATACGACGTAGTAGGTCGCTTCGGGGTCGAGCACGCGCACTGGGTCGATGAAGCCGCCGTGCGCATCGGTCAGCCACCAGTTGCCGTCCTCGTACGTTTCGTAGCTGGGGTAGGTGAAGGCACGGCTGTGTCCACCGCCAAGGAGCTTTGTCAGGCGGAAGGTTTCCGCCGTCTGCGCGTCGAGATTGCTCACGGCATAACGCATGCTGACGAGCTGGTCCGCATCGCGGGTCGTTGCCGTGAATTCCACCATATCGCCGTACAGCCTTTCGAGGCTGGTGCCGTTTTCCTCGTTCACCTGTGCGGCGGAAACGCTGGTTCGCGTACTGGACAGGCTCGTCAGAGCCGGAGCGGCGGGCTGCACAGGATTGGCGCTGACGGGGTTCTCCCCAGTCGTAGGAACATCGCCATGCAGGCCGCTCATCACCAGCGCATAGGGCTGAGGACCTACCGGGATGTTGTGCGCGGACACTTCCACCACATACTCGCCCGCGGCTGCGGCATTGAGGGTCACGCTGACGGTGTTGTTGACCCTGTCGAAGCTCGTGGGCGGCACGGGCGCACGGAAGAATCCGACAATGCAGGGCGTGTCCGGAGCGACCGCCCATCCTGTGCCATCATTGATCATACCGCGCCCGGTGGGGTTGCCGTTGGTCGCTAGTATCGAAAGGAGTTCGGATTCCTTCTCCAGCACGACGAACACACTGCCCGCCTCCACGGACAATCCGATGGGCAAGGCGGTGTCCCCCGCACGCAGAAAGTCATAATGCTTGCGATACAGCTCCCGGCCCACACCGGACTCCGTCCAGGCATAGACGACGAGAGAAACGTCCGAGACATAGGGATCATCGCCATTCTTCAGCACGAAGCCGACGCTCTCCAGCTGACTGGGATACAACGTGGGGGTGAAGCGCAGGCCAACCCGATATCCGTCGAGTGTCGTAAGGCCACGCGCCAGATCCAGATAGCGGACATCCTCCAACGAACTAAGGTTGCGCGCGTTGTCAGGATAGATCCACGTACCGTCCGGACGCCTGACCCGGAGGTCCAGATCGTTGACCAGTCCGCCGGCCGCGATTTCGGAACCGGGGTAGTCCGTCCAGCCCAGCGTGGCTCTGAACGGTCCGCCGGGCGTGCAGACGTTGAACGGGAAGGTCCTCACGTAGGCCGAATCCCTTGGGGCATCCGCGTCGCTCACGTCGTGGAATTCCACGCGGGAGGCGTCGTCGAGATTCATGGCGCGGGACAGATGCAACCGCCCCCACCCCTGCACGGGACTGGGGGAGCTCGTCATCTCGCGCATGGCTCCGTCCCCGTACTGCCCCGGAGCCATGTCCGTCGCGCCATGAATGAGCGCCGTCTTGACCAATGCGGCGGACGGCGCGGGCATATGCTCGACGGTCATCAAATATTCCCGCATCAGGATGGCCGCGCCAGCGGTCATCGGCGTCGCCATGCTGGTGCCGTCCATGAAGAAATAGCTGGCCGCCAACCCGCCCGCAGGAACATACTCCTCCGGCAACACGCCGTCCCGAACCCCCACGCTGGACCGCGTGGAGATGATTCTCGTCCCCGGAGCAACGATCTCCGGCTTATACCGGCCATCAAGCGTGGGGCCTCGGCTGGAGAACGCCGCCATGCCGTAGGGCTTGTCCGCTATGCCATCCTCCGCGAACGGTGCGGTGCGAAATCCATAGTCCGACCACATCGTGGTTGCGGTCTCGCCATCCAGCCGCACACTTTCGCTGGCGCCCACGGTTAGGCAGTTCTTGGCGCTGCCCGGGGTATCCAGCACGAAGGAATCGATGCGCCCGTCCCCGTCGAAATCATCCCCGGCATTCCCGGCCGCGTAGAGCACCAGAAAATCCTTGTGGTCCCACAAAAAATCGTCCACGGCGACGCATTCGCTGGTGTATTCGCCTACCCCGGCCGATCCCCAACTATTGGAATGAATGCGCGCGCCAGCGGCGTACGCAGGCAGAAACAAATCGTACAGATCGACAGGAATGCCGGGCAGACTGGAATCCCCTGATTCCGGTCCCACCGTCTGGAAGTAGAGTTTCGCCTTGGGGGCCATGCCTGCGAAGCACGTTTTGGGAAAGCTATTGTGTTGCGGATCACTCCCCGAAGCCATGCCGTTCCCCAAAACGATTCCGGCGACATGCGTTCCATGCCCGCTCTTGTCCGCATCACCGGTGCCAAGCACCACATTGGCGAGGACTCGGCTACCGCCGCTTCCATCAGAAAAATCCGGGTGGTCCGGGGCAATGCCGCCGGTGTCCAGACCCGAGTCGCAGATGCCGACAATCTGGGATTCGCCGTACAGGTCGATGCCCAGGGACTCATGCTTGGCCATGCGCACGCCACGGACGCCGATGATATCCGAACCGACATTGTTGTTCGTCTTAGGCTCCGGCGCAGGTTCGATCCACTTGATGCCGGGAACGCTCTTCAGCCCGTCAAGCTTCGCAAAGGGAAAGTCCACGTTCAGGATGACGCCGCGTCTGGTGGTAGAGTCGCTCCCCACCACGCCGCCTTGCGCCTCGATGGCATCGCGCAGCCGGGAGACATCTTCCCCCGGAAAAGCGACCACGCGCAGTCTGACGGAGCCGCCCTGCATTTCGAGCTGTTCAGAAGAAATGGAAAAAATACGGCCGGAAAGCCGAAAGGACGCGGAATACGGGCCAACCCACCGCACATGCGGTGTGTCGCGAATGGCCTGCAATGTGTCGGAGTGCGCCTTGATGATGAAGCCGTATTCTGGAACGTAGTCGAAAAACAAAACGCCCATTGCCGTGAGCGTGTCCTTCCACTGCTGACGCACAGGTCCATCGAATTGGATAATGTGGTAGGTATCATCCTGTGCCATGGCGCGCAACGCGCGCCTCGTGGCCGGTTGCTCCGCCATGTCGGCATCGTCTTCCATTGGTGGCGAGACCAGCGGATCGAACTGCATGTTGTGCATATGGAGCATCGGAGCTGACGTTTCAGATTCGCACAATCCCGCCGTACCGCACAGGCAGAGAATCATGGAGGAAGCTACCAACAAGGCAAGTGACTTTCCCGTGTACATCCGGCGCTCCGTCGTTTTTGCTATACCTGCAATGATGATGGCAAAGCAGGCTTCGCATGAATGAAGGAATCTGAATTACGTGAGTTTCCAATGCTTTTCAATGATTGTACGAAGACAGATTTAACATGACGAAGACTTCGCCTGCGAAGCATGCGAACGGCAAGGCAGAAACTGAAGGGACGCATATCTGAATCCGACTCGTCGCAATAATCAGACGGAGAGGAAGAACATGACGTTGTAGGCAACGTGCAGAAAGGCGCAGGCAGTCACGCTCCGGTGCCTGCTCCAGAGCGCACCGAACGCGAGGGAGGGAAGGAAGGTCAATGCGGCCCAAAGCGGCGGATGCGTGGGAAGATGGGCCAGCGCAAAGAGGAGGGAAACGAAGAGGTTCGCGCCGGTGACGATGCCGATGCGCAAGGCGAACCTGCGCTCCAGCGCGTCCTGCACCACACCCCGGAACAGGAACTCCTCGACGAACGCGCGCAGGGGCAGGCTCCAGAGCGCGACATCAACTCCGGGCGAATAAAGTAGCGCAGGCGCGCCAAGGACCACCAGCACCCAGAAGAATGGCGTCGTCAGGGCCAGGCGCAGTCGGAACCATTCGGGCATTTCGGAAATCATGCTGGGCCGCCTTGCGGCTGGTTCGGGGTGAATCGGTACCAGACAGGGAACGCGGCCTTGGGCGTGCCCGGACCGATCGCCTGCCTGCCGCATGCGGTTCCACATGTGCGATGCCCCGTCAAGCGAGACAGGCAATCCGCCGCGCCGCAAAAACGACGACGGCCCCCCCGGGGGCATGCCGGAGGGGCCGTGTGTCGATGGGTCACCACACTTCAGGAGGCCGTTACTGAACCTTGGTCTCCTCCACGGGGAAGTCCTTCTCCTCGGCCTTCTCGGAGGCCTTCTTGGCAGGCTTGGGAGGGGTTCCCTGGAGCTTGATCATGACCTTGGTGGCCACGGGCTTCTTGTGATCGTTCTTCATGGACAGGCTCTTGGCCGGGCAGTTGGACACGCAGATGCCGCAGCCGATGCAGGCGTAGGGATCGAGATCCCACGTTCCGGCCTTGC
Proteins encoded in this window:
- a CDS encoding M23 family metallopeptidase — translated: MHIDDTTRHIADSSALHILRRTAFLIAFIIMTLGPAYAGETADAPISTNAPRDGVVRSGDTISSMLGDVLGASEIHAFAQACKGVFSLNRLRVGQTYVLTTDASGFRAFRYDIDDWEQLVVERSGDGFAARTVRVPVDVREDTLIGSVSVPNGFSSAVSVAGGDRDLALMVADIFAFRFNAWKDLRPGAAFNILVERKFRRGAFVGFGRVLAATIFTPGTVHEAFWYRSADGRASYYTAEGENLQPYLRAPLESYTLASGYASNRLHPVTRRWQPHYAIDYAAPRGTPVYAACDGEVERITQDRKAGRHIVIRHDGGYETMYLHLNAVAEGLEEGRRVVQGEIIAFVGSTGFATGPHLDFRMRKDGRLVNPRGKRTLSAPPLAQNERRFLRHVVVACRARMGTTSVAMRPMTDTSL
- a CDS encoding pyridoxamine 5'-phosphate oxidase family protein, whose product is MLETSLALIASQSFCVLATSNGDRPHTSLMTYVPSASRRSLYMVTARESRKWRNLFANPEASLLIDTRVEHPERRERPAICALTVSGLAVEVHDMAERQAAKDALLARNPALAMFFDTPDCVLFRVDARSLLLLSGVADAFHHEFPPE
- a CDS encoding S8 family serine peptidase, which produces MHNMQFDPLVSPPMEDDADMAEQPATRRALRAMAQDDTYHIIQFDGPVRQQWKDTLTAMGVLFFDYVPEYGFIIKAHSDTLQAIRDTPHVRWVGPYSASFRLSGRIFSISSEQLEMQGGSVRLRVVAFPGEDVSRLRDAIEAQGGVVGSDSTTRRGVILNVDFPFAKLDGLKSVPGIKWIEPAPEPKTNNNVGSDIIGVRGVRMAKHESLGIDLYGESQIVGICDSGLDTGGIAPDHPDFSDGSGGSRVLANVVLGTGDADKSGHGTHVAGIVLGNGMASGSDPQHNSFPKTCFAGMAPKAKLYFQTVGPESGDSSLPGIPVDLYDLFLPAYAAGARIHSNSWGSAGVGEYTSECVAVDDFLWDHKDFLVLYAAGNAGDDFDGDGRIDSFVLDTPGSAKNCLTVGASESVRLDGETATTMWSDYGFRTAPFAEDGIADKPYGMAAFSSRGPTLDGRYKPEIVAPGTRIISTRSSVGVRDGVLPEEYVPAGGLAASYFFMDGTSMATPMTAGAAILMREYLMTVEHMPAPSAALVKTALIHGATDMAPGQYGDGAMREMTSSPSPVQGWGRLHLSRAMNLDDASRVEFHDVSDADAPRDSAYVRTFPFNVCTPGGPFRATLGWTDYPGSEIAAGGLVNDLDLRVRRPDGTWIYPDNARNLSSLEDVRYLDLARGLTTLDGYRVGLRFTPTLYPSQLESVGFVLKNGDDPYVSDVSLVVYAWTESGVGRELYRKHYDFLRAGDTALPIGLSVEAGSVFVVLEKESELLSILATNGNPTGRGMINDGTGWAVAPDTPCIVGFFRAPVPPTSFDRVNNTVSVTLNAAAAGEYVVEVSAHNIPVGPQPYALVMSGLHGDVPTTGENPVSANPVQPAAPALTSLSSTRTSVSAAQVNEENGTSLERLYGDMVEFTATTRDADQLVSMRYAVSNLDAQTAETFRLTKLLGGGHSRAFTYPSYETYEDGNWWLTDAHGGFIDPVRVLDPEATYYVVSVVRDNGPFDMDPAARSVKDPQVLSGVVSSGSAGGSGGGGGGCTVGGGSDVGTALLLLAALVIVIRRTRALRQ
- the mrtJ gene encoding JDVT-CTERM system glutamic-type intramembrane protease MrtJ gives rise to the protein MISEMPEWFRLRLALTTPFFWVLVVLGAPALLYSPGVDVALWSLPLRAFVEEFLFRGVVQDALERRFALRIGIVTGANLFVSLLFALAHLPTHPPLWAALTFLPSLAFGALWSRHRSVTACAFLHVAYNVMFFLSV
- a CDS encoding 4Fe-4S dicluster domain-containing protein, with translation MLNLTPTVLKNLFTRKATRLYPFEVRPTFEKYRGELVNNIETCIFCGMCSRKCPSQCISVDRKAGTWDLDPYACIGCGICVSNCPAKSLSMKNDHKKPVATKVMIKLQGTPPKPAKKASEKAEEKDFPVEETKVQ